The nucleotide sequence ttgttgtttaacattttactaCAACAGTACAAGCCACATAGAATTACAGCATTACAAAGGTTATGCAGATTGAATATTTTTGGTAATTTCAATGAGAATCTGTGATCGGGAGTGTCGGTTAAGGGCAGAAATTCGCTGTGCTCTCCAACAAACCAACTAAAGCTGATTGATAGAGATGTCTTTATGAGCTGTGCTTTATCCACTTTAttcaacgcggaagtaagcctgTGGGTGAGACTTGGGTTTATTAGCGTGATAGGGAactaacgagaagaataacttCGTGctgtaaatggtaaaacagtttacactacaaaccagaacattaaaataaaatggtagaACACAAGTTGCAAAATCAAGCAGCAAATACAGACTGTtttatacagctaaaaatagctggacgcggatgagaccggaagctatatctatataattttatttaaattaatacaaatttacaaatggccacacccactcttacaggaaaaattaATAGCTAtgctattaataataaacagttttaATATCATGCACTTGAAGAATTgtgactgttcctttaagagagGGCGTGGCTTCAATGAAAACAGCTGCTGTGTGCTCATGCTCATTGAACTGCTGGAATTCTGCCCTGttaacaaaaccattttaaaaccaGTTGGCTGTCTTTGTTTGTGGACTTGCAGGGGCTGAAAACTGACGGTGTAcctattaaacaaacatttatctTTAGTCTGCTGTTTCTCAGCTGTTGAGTAGGCAAATCCAGTGCATTTTTGTAGAGTATCACAATGCATTCTGTTGCTTGTGGCTGAGTTCTATCTAGCTAGATGCTGGACAATCTGATTGTTTAGGTTATTTTAAGGGTCTGTCCCATTTTCACTTCCTGTATTTGGTCATTCACAACCTTACTTTTTCTTTCCAGCCAAAGAAGAGCAGAGTGTACCGGAGGTCTGTGGTAGAGCAGCCGCTGTAGGAAACTCCAGGTGAGTATCATGAGGCGGAGTGATGGAGTTACCCTACAGCCCTTGCGCTGCTCTCGCACCAAACtcagtgtttgtgtgcgtgGCCCTAGGCTACTTTTCACCAAGACCTACCGAAACAAATGAAGCCCTCATCATGGCTTCAGAATGTGAAGGTGGATGGAGACAAACATAAGCTTAGCTTATGTTAGTCTGAACGATGTTTTAGCAACAATAATTCAGTGCTTATGACGGTGTTGCCACTGCTggttgtatttatatgtatttttttgttttgaattcaGTTATGAGCAGGTGGAGACTAAGGCCGTGGAGAAAACCCGTAACCATGACCTGGGAAGCACAGCAGGTAAGGTCTTTTTGTgtgcttgtgtttgtttttaaataaatgaatgttttgcGCAAAACTAGATGGTACTTTaagttatgtatgtatgttatgTTTTAACCAAGGCAGCATTCATTcaatcaaaaaaatatatacgtaTACACTGCCGTgcaaaagtttaggatcagtacatttttaatgttttgtacaAGTCTTTTTTGCTAATCAatgctgcgtttatttgattaaaaatacagaaaaaaatagtggttttctatattcatatactttaaaatagaatttattcctgtgaggctaagttgaattttcagcatcattatttcatttctaatatgctgatttattatcagtgttggaaacagttgtgctgcttattttttggaacctttgatactttttcagaattcttcagaacatttatttaaaatagaaatcttttgtaatatgcACTATAATAATCACTatcgttcaaagtttggggtcagtatttttttttccaccccctctttctttctttttctttctttaaaataaatacattttaaaaagtggtAAAAGGTGGTagtaaagatttctattttgaaaaaatactgtcctttttaactttttattcatcagagaatcctaaaaaaaaactatcacaggttccaaaaatatattagaCAGCACAACAGAttccaaaattgataataaagtAGCATTTTAGAGAAgcttgttcatttaaaaataattggcaCATGGTTTGACTCAGTTTTAAGGCCACTGTATATAAAAACTGGTGTTTTAAGCTGCCTGTGAATGAAAGTAAATTTCTTTCAATTGACTCTTCCCATAGGTCTTACACCGCCTGCCACACCTCCACACCAGATGTGGAAGCCTATTGCGCCAGTTTCACTACTTGGGAAACCCAAGAAGTCAGAAGTCCTTAAACCAACTCCCAACAAGGCCATTCAGATAGAGGCGAGACCACTACCTTCAAACAAGTTGCGCAGCAAGCCTCAGACCCCTGCTACTGCTGGACAGTTTCAGCCTTTCTCCCTTGACCATGACTACTGCCTCCCTCCAAAAGATCTCCATCAAAATGAAATTGGAAGTCGGTGGAATGTCAAACAACAGCCTAGCATTGTTATTAAGACCGTTGAGCTGCCGCCCAACAAGCCAGTCCAGAACAGCATCTCCAAAACTTCATCAACTCCTTTAGTTACAGAAGAAACTCAGAGAAATGTCAGCCTCACTCATCCTTCTGCAGATAGAAGGTGTGCATTAAATAGCTCTGCCTTGGTGACTCCAGACGCCTCTCCAAACAGGCCTGACTCTGAAAGCTCTTTACTGGATGAAGCGAAATGCAACCAGGAGAAATCTGTGAACTACTCTGAACGCTCCTCCACACAGCACGAACAGGACAGAGGCCGCTTGAAACGAAGATACAGAACCCGGTCCTCTAGCAGCTCAGAATCCAGCTCTGAGTCCTCCTCCAGATCACGTTCACCACCTAGGAAAAGGTCAGCTTTGATATGgatatacacatttataattcTTCGAAATTAATTTAGAATTCTGAAAGTACATCATTCTAGAGGATGTTGGCAAAcgtgtgtttttacattttacagatacAGTTCTCGTCACTCAAGCAGCAGATCCAGTTCATCATCTAGGTCTCGTTCCCGATCCAGCTCCAGGTCATTTTCCCCACCCCGCCGGCGACGGTATTCATATTCAAGCTCACGCTCTGGTTCCTGGAGCCGCAGCCGCTCGCGATCCAGATCCCGCTCTTCTGATTCACATGGACACCACCATTGGAAGAGTCATAGAAGGTGAGAACGTGCCAAGTTTCAGTGTTACTTTAGTAGCTTTAAGATACTATTATAGctttttttatcaacattttaagttagtttttagttttagtagatttgttgttcttattttttttttattaatgttttagttaatacatcaagttaaaattacataaaataagagcacttacactaacagtcaaaagtgtttttaattaagtctcttctgctcaccaagcctgcatttatttgatccaaaaaacagcaaaagctggaaaaatttcaaattatttttactacttaaaataagttttctatttgaatacattttaaaatgtatgtaatttatttatgtgatcaaagccagattttcagcatcattactccaatctttagtgtcacatgatccttcagaaatcattctaatatgctgatttgctgctcaagaaacattttgaattttattatcaatgtttaatacagttaagtaaactttttttttttttcaggattctttgataaatagaaccaaagattcaaagaaacctgaacaaatcctacttggctgttttcaacacaataataataataataataataataataataataataataataataataaaaaaaatgtttttgagcagcaaatcagaattttagaatttaaaatatattcaaatagaaaagttattttaaattgtaaaaatatttctaaattttgcttatttactttttttatgtactttggatcaaataaatgcagtcttcttgagcagaagagacttctttgggggggaaaaaaatttaaatcttactgttaaacttttgactggtagtgtgccttggcaactagctaaaataaagtgtttactttttatattttacttcaactattgtgtgttttatgtcaagtaacatgtttttatggttttagttaattataaaccttatgtgtttttattttattgacagcCCTAATCAGAGGTCTGGTTACCGGAATTCACAAAATTCCAGTGAGGATGTAAAAAGACGCAAGGAGAAAGCAATTGTGAGTATTTTAATCAAGAAAAATGTGTCTTTTAGATTTTTCTCAAAGGCATGTTGGTGATTTCTAACATAAAATTTGAAATGTGACATTCAGGAGGAGCGGAGAGTTGTTTATGTTGGACGGATTCGTGGAAGCATGACTCGTAAAGAGCTGAAGGAGCGTTTCTCATTCTTCGGAGAGATTGAGGAGTGTACTGTGCACTTTAGAGAAAATGGGTATGTCttctttaaattgtttatttggtATATTGTTAACACTGAAAAAAGAATATTTCTAACGCACTTGTTATTTCAGGGACAACTATGGCTTTGTTACATACTACAGCAAGAAAGATGCATTTAATGCTATTGAAAATGGAAGCAAGCTGAGGGAGCAGAATGAACTTCCATTTGACCTGTGCTTTGGAGGCAGGAGGCAGTTCTGCAAGACCAGTTATGCTGATCTTGGTAAGCTTAGCTTCATGTCGGTTTCCAATCCATAAACATTTCTTACAGAAACACAAACTCAAAGTTTTTATTTACCTGGACATGAAAATAAACAGTTGGATAATTAAATTTTGGTAATTGtgtatctgaactcttcatgctGTTAAGGGTGTTGTGTTCTCTGGTGATAAAATTTAAAAGAGTCATAGTGAAGTTCTTTGGCAATGTGTAGCCtctccatttcaaataaaaaaaaattacatattgcTGCTATTGCATCACTTTTGGTTACAAGTATAATGCAACATGTTTCGGCCTTATATTTCCGGTTGGTGGAATCAGTGCATCACTCATTTACAGGCTTTGAAAATGTTCCTGTTAAAGCCTCCAGATGctacagtcttttttttttatctctttcAGATTCAAACAGGGAGTACGATCCTCAGCCTACAAAAGGCAAATTTGATGCACTAGACTTTGACACTTTACTCAAGCAAGCTCAGAGGAACCTGAAAAGGTAACGATTAGTCAAGCCGCAGGAGAGAAGACCGATTACCTCGGAGCAAAATGCTGCCCCACACTTCCAGTGTTGCCTCTCAATTActgtttttggttgtttttgtttgttttgtttttctctttgtgtttttgtttgtttctgcaaGTTTACACCTTCTATTGAAGTGAAGATTTGTAAGAAAAATcgaaagtgcaaaaaaaaatcatgaaatataATAACTGTGGAATGaaataatagaatttttttaaaaggattaaatttatttaaatgtttaatctgAATTGCTGAATGttagatacattttaaaatgaattgaatGGAAACATTATGTTGGGGAAATCAGGTTTATGATGCTGAATTTATTTCAACCTAAATAAACCTGACATGAAAATTGTCTTGTGTCTCTGAGATTAAAAATCAATGTGTCATTCTCTATTAAACAAACCTTTACAATAGATTCAGGCGACATTTGTGCCAACATCGTTCAAATGCGCAACATATTGATTAGTGTAGAAATACATGGGGTTGTGTTGATTTTACAGGAACGTTTAATTTAGATTAATTGCATATCATGTTAGTTTCATATGCGTGTGACTTTGCAGCACTTTCGAGTTGGTGTTAGGCTACGTGAGAATATGCTTTCTGTACGATTATATGATTGGAAATGAAGGCTAATAACAAAGTCATGAATCTGAAGCAGGTAGCCAGTGAGAAAGTTGCAGAGTCTTGCACAGAAATAAACAGTACACCATTATCACAAAAGATTCATGTTGCACTTTAACACACGCTTTAATGCAAGTGTCTTGTGTATTCATAAGTAACATCTAGATTATGGAGAATTTGGGCTTCCTAACTTGCCATATTCATTTGTTGCTGCTCAGTAACCTTTTTGATACATTTGTCACTGTGATGACTTAAAGGCATGTGGAAAGAGCTAGGGAGCAGAGAAGACAGGTTTTAGGGATGCTTTTATGATAtcaacataaattaataattagcTGTTCCTATAGAGATTTACCTCATTTTTCGACCATTGCTTTTAACAATAAACGCATGACATTCTATCATTTAACAGAGACAAAGcagaaaataaaagattttcttatttttattgcatcacACCagtcaaaactattttttttattacattttttttttttcctgctgtgatgcaaaaaaataaacagttttctgttttttctctgtttaactagtcttaaattaaaaattagtcttaaatttttcttaaaatgacatttatggaCATTTAGTCAGGAGAAGACTTGCTTCGATTAGTCATTCATGACAACATGCGTTGAAAACTAGCGCTGAAGCAATGGAATGAACCATTCATGATACACACAGGGGTGACATTCCATACTCAGGATGCCAATGGCCCCTAAATGTGATAATTAAACATACCCTAGCTGAACTATTTTATCCTGAAATTTAACATTGTAATTCCTAAATGTTAATATCTTTGCCATTATACTATTAATACACATTATTCATAACCAAACTTTTAATATGCGCACGTCTGCACAGAGACTGTAAACGTAAGAGACGTTCGCCTCAACTCTCTTCCGGTTTCACAGAAATcaaataagtttttttaatataggtagttctattgtgttttttttcttcaaagaaCTCTAACCTTATACAACACAATGATTAATAAACAAGGATAACGACACTGGgctaaaatacaaaagaaaacttTATGGTCTTTATAGAAAACACTTGGTCTTTATAGTTTTCATATGATCTTTAGAGTCTCCAATACTGTCAGTGTCTCTGATTTGTTCAGCAGCACAACTAAGTTGTGTTTTACTAATACATTTACacgtatatttatataaaacgtATCCAAAATGAAACAGGATGAAATAAACGAACTGGTTTCCATCCGCCATTCTCATTCAGGCTGGACCAGGGCTGATATTGTCGCTGTCTCTTTAAGAGCTCTGCTAGAGATTTGTTTTCAGACTCACACAAACCGTCCTTTACTGGTTCAAACCAGTTTTCTGAGTCTGCGCAGTAAGTGTAAACAGGAAGAACAGTGCAAAATTAAACAGCGTCGACGAACGCCGCGTTACATTGACAGGATCTATTTGAAGTCGCGGTGCAAGTTTACAGTAAGCTTAAACGTCACTAATTTATGAATAGCACATAATGTAACGCGACTCGACAAAAGCTATTAAGTTGGAGAAACATCGTGTAATGCTAACTGGCGTTCTGACATCTTGAAAGACGGTCCATTTCGCTTACTAAAGAGCGAGCAGAGGCCAGATAAAGTCCAGAAAGCTTTCAGCACTGTAAGTGAATGACTGTCGTGTTTGTTAACAAAGAAATCTGCAGGTAGTTCGTGCAGATAATTTGCATACGTTAGAATTCCGCTCCCTACCGGTGACTCAATGGCCTACTAACCCAGTAACGCTAGTGAATCAGGTGACGGGTTAGTGTTTCTGCGGAAGAATAGCTTTGGCTGACGACTAAACGGATACTTCCATCAGAAATTATTAAGTACAATTCAAAATGGTTCAGAAAGACAAAATAATCGAGTCGACACAGCCAGAAAGTGAAGCAAATCCACTACCAACCGAAGCTGTTGCGGATACGCAGTGTCCAGTGGACGAGCCCACTATCGGGGTTGAGCGAACAGGCCGCAGGAAATTCATCACTGGTGTTGTAGAGGGTGAGCAAATTTGTCAAACATAATTTAAGTATATTCAGAAGTTAAAATGAGGCAAATTAATTACGTACATTgttagaaaccattatttttttctatgctGCGCAGGTGTTCATTGACTGTACCATGTGTTTGTCAAATAGGCTGCGTTTGTCAAAaccaattgtttttattatttcgtTCACCACAGGCTTCTATGGGCGGCCATGGACTATGGAACAAAGAAAAGAGCTTTTCAGGAGGTATTGTGCAAACAATGCAGTAATTGCAGCATGCAGCATTGTGCCCCTTTCTGATTCATACTATacttttactaaatattttaaatgtattttttaactgTTGAGGAAGCTTTACCAAGACAAATTACACATAAAGTGTAAAAGCATACTTTgcaataaatctttttttgatATTGACACTTTTAGACAAATCTATACATGCTACTGTAACCGCTAGTATCCCTTTTAAGTGTTTAACCTCAAAATAAAAACCAGAtcatttatgtatgtgtttCAGGCAGCAGAAATGGGGTTTGAACACCTATTTGTATGCTCCTAAAGATGACTACAAACACAGAATGTTTTGGAGAGAGATGTATTCTGTTGAGGAAGCAggtgatatatttttttcaattttttttaaaaaaaagtactggtCGCTGTGTTTTATTTGGCTTAAGTTTATGTGTCTAATGTcctctctgtctttttttttttaaagagcaaCTCACAACTTTAATAAGTGCTGCTAAAGAGCATGGAGTTGAGTTCATTTATGCTATTTCCCCTGGCCTGGACATTACATTCTCGAATCAGAAGGAAGTATCGACACTTAAAAGGAAGTTAGACCAGGTGAGAATTATATtattcagaagtttaaactgtgCAGGTGTCGTTGTTTTTGTGACCTACTTCCTCAATCTCTGAATGTCTTTTGTGCAGGTCACTCATTTTGGGTGCAAGTCCTTTGCCTTACTGTTTGATGACATTGATCATAACATGTGTCCAGCTGACAAGGAGGTGTTCAGCTCCTTTGCACATGCTCAAGTGTCTATCACCAATGAGATCTTCCAATATTTGGGAGaacctgaaatatttttattttgccccACAggtaagattattattattattaacaaatcaTGATGCTGTCTAATGTATTGTTTCTATATTATACCTTcttataattttgtaatgtttctttGTCCTCAGAGTATTGTGGAACATTTTGTTACCCAAATGTGTCACAATCGCCTTACCTGCGCACAATAGGTGAAAAGCTGCTTCctggtattgaggtgctatgGACAGGTAAGTTGTGTTTTCATTGAAAGGACTGGAATAATAGTTTGCTCtcttgtgtattttaaaaattcttttgCATGCTTAACAGGTCCCAAGGTAGTATCTAAAGACATAACTGTTGAATCTATTGAAGAAGTCACAAAGATACTGAGGAGAGCTCCTGTCATCTGGGACAATATTCATGCTAATGACTATGATCAGAAGAGACTTTTCTTGGGGCCTTATAAAGGCAGGTCCACAGAACTCATCCCTCGGCTGAAAGGAGTCCTCACCAACCCCAACTGTGAATTTGAGTCAAATTTTGTGGCCATTCACACGTTAGCCACATGGTATAAGTCTAACATGAATGGAGTGAGAAAAGATGTTGTCATGAGTAAGTATGTCTTTATGGAagcattgttttttaattatttgtgtatAAAAATTAGCAAAATAAGGTAAGTTCACTGAAAAATGACAATGCTGTAGTCatttacccaccctcatgtcattccaaacctgtacaacTGTCTTTTTTCTGTTGAGCATGAGAAGAATATCTTCAAACATTTTCAGTTCCAATATACTTTAATTGTAAGGacaaaaaaatgatacaatttctttattttttattttattattatttttattttttattttttttaaatccgtGTCACTCTAATGAGATCACAGACAATGATTCAATCGAATTCAGATGGGCATAGAAAAGACAACTACATTTGCAAAACTAATATTTcggcatttatttatattccgAGAGCAGCTAATATTACAAGATGTAATTTTTCCGTATGAATTCTACTTTAATCTTGATGTTCTACAAAAAAGTTTTGGCAGAGTGCTGTTTTTTACTTagtgaattgtttttttgtttatttgtgaccctgtaccattagggtcactttttaaaaattgagatttatacataattttttaatacatatttatgcataggataggacaatatttggcagagatacaactatttgaacatctggaatctgagggtgcaaaaaaaaaaaaaaaatattgagaaaaccacctttagaattgttcaaataaagtccttatcaatgcatatttctaatcaaaaattaagtgttgATTTCCAATaagaaatttaataaatatcttcatggaacatgaactttacttaatatcctaatgatttttggcataaaagacccattttgacccatgttggctattgctacaaatatgcgtGCTacatattactggttttgtggtcctgggtcttAATTCATCAGCGTAATatcatatttgtgtatttaatctTGTTCGATTGTAGCCTCATACCTTCTCATTTCTGTGTTTAGCGGACAGTGAAGACAGCACAGTGTCCATCCAGATAAAGCTGGAAAACGAGGGCAGTGATGAGGAGCTAGAAACAGATATCCTCTACAGCCCGCAGATCGCACTGAAACTTGCTCTTACTGAATGGCTGAGCGAGTTTGGAGTGCCTCACCAGTACAACAGTAACTATTTCTTCTTTGTGTCATATTATGTAACGTGATCTTAGTTGTTCTGAATTTGCTATCATCAATCTTAACCTATTTGTTCTTTGTTGCAGGTCGGCAGGTTCCTCACAGTGGAACAAAAAGCACTTCTATAGATGTTCCTGCACTTACTACACCCAGTCTGGGTACTTCCACTACAGTGACTACAGTCTTCCAGCAGCCCATCATGAGTCCAGTTGTGCCCCTTAGCGATGAACCGCATGTGCTCGGCAAAGAAGAGGAGGTGGAGGTGGAGAAGAAGGAGTCTGATGAAGAACCCATGGAGATGGTCGTGGAGAAACACGATGAGGTGGATGACACTAAAAATGTTAATCAGATCCTCACAGAGATTGTAAAGGCTAAAATGACGGAAGATCTCAAACCCATGGACACTGACAAAGAAAGCCTGACAGAATCCAAGTCCCCAGAGATGTCCATTCAAGAAGATTCAGGCAGTGACATTGCACCGATGCAAACTGATGATCAGCTTAATAAGGAAGTGTTTGTTCCAGGCCCCAATGAGAAGCCACTGTTTACCGTTGAGCCACTTACTCTTGAGGATCTGACCCTGCTAGCTGAACTCTTCTACCTGCCGTATGAGCACGGTCCGAAAGCAGTACAGATGCTGAAAGAGTTTAACTGGTTGAGAGCCAATAGCAATTATGTCAGTGTTAACTCCAAAGCAAAGGACCCAGAGAAGGTGAGAAATGTCATGTTTAGAGGGAACCCCGGgttttaagacttgtatggcttaatgtaacgtatgatgacaattttgatgacgtgaaatggttgcactcgttGAGCTACCGGCGCTACCTCTTgttatttttaccgcaacacaatttggaaaataaaatattgatacgATGAACACAGCTACTaaaaagagcttacaggtggtgtTGGATATAAGCTGGGTGTTGGATATAAATTTACAGGATATAagcaggatggcatctagcatttcttgtctctgccatttgtaagctctttcagtagcgttgggctactaaaagcctcaaaagcGTCAGGGCTAATGTGAAGAgaacaaagacattttattcgtccacatgcatctttccattcttttctccttttcttattgctaggaaagcagtgaagatttgtatcgcttctcttgttgccctttgactgaaaTCTACAACCAAAAGTTGCACAATGTgacatcatatcagtattttattttccgagttgcgTCTCAGTAAAAGTATTGCACCAGTAGCACACCGAGGGCAACCATTTAAAATCCtcaaaataatggtgcccccaatagtccaaaatatgaaaaaaaaactgtggattttttcaaataacatgcatctttttttctactacatatttcagtactGGACATAATTTACGTTGTATTAAGCCATagaagtcttaatacccagggttcccttcaaaaacaaggCTTTGCAAAATCTGATCAATATGTAGTAGTTTTGTACTTCCATGATCTtggaaaacttttaaaaatggtttatcTAGGCCTGAAAATTCATGGAGattaatataattgtaaaattcataaattcCTTAAAAATTCCTATATTTAATGTACTTGTATTTTAACTGCTGCTTCagactaaaatatttaatagattAATTATTGCTCTTGTGTAGGGTAATAGATTTGATTTGTGTCAAATCCACAAATTTATGGGTTCACAAATTGAACTGAATGATTAATTTGCCAATCTAAGGTTTGAATTATTTTTGCTCGTAAGAACATGTAAAAGCCATACAaatgtattggtcaaaatgtaTGGGAACTTGTTTCATCCGTCATGGCcttatttttgtccattttaaattaaatatgaacaaatttttttaatacacttcAGTCACAAAATGGTGGAAATGCAGTAATTATTTTCACCACATGGTGGTGCCTTTATGATAAGAACAAAATACTTGTTTTGTAagcatttacacatttttagaGTTGTTTTGAAGCCAGAGACATTTGATAGTGTGGTTGTGATAAATCTGGTATTCATATGTTTTACACAGGTAGATGAATGGCAATCCAGAGCGGAAAAATTTGAGGAGATGTGCTGCTCCGTCATCCAGATGTTCACCAGACTCTCCAACTCCGCCAACAGGACCATTCTTTATGACCTGTATCCCTATCTCTGGGATATAAAGAGTATCATCTCAATGGTGAAATCATTTGTTCAGTGGTTAGGTAGGTATGGCGACAACTCTTTGCTGCTCCTCAAGGCTTTTTAACCACGCTGAGCCCATGAAATACTTGAAAGTTATTTAGTAGAATCCAAAAACAATGAGCATTCATTTCAGTAGCCGTCATAAAACATTCACATCTGCACTTCATGCATTGCACCGTTTTATAACAACACTGTTAAGACTTCAGGTGCTCAAAATGCATTTCTTAACAGATGGCAGAGCATATTTTTAGACATGAGAGAGTACATTAACACTCTTCTGCTCGATTACAAGACCTTAAGTTCTCACCCACATGCGCTACACATGAAATTTCTTGGGCGAAGTCTGCCATTTATGGAAATTTAGTGTACACTCTTACTGATTTTCACTTGTGTAAATACTGTTTTCCTCTACTGACTGGATGCTGTCCTCATTGCTAGCCAGAGCCTCTTCTTCAGGCCACTCTAAATCAGGTAGAATGAATTGGACGGCTGTGGTCACAGTTGCCGGGGTGGGTCCTGCTGCTTGCTGTGCATTCAGTATCATTGTGCGTTAACTTGGCAACATCTGTTGCAATCTCTTTCGATCCAAGGGTGTGATCGTGAAGGAAAATAAGCCCCTAGCGCGCCGCGCATGCGAACTTGGAAAGCAAAGCGGCTGTGTAAGGCTATTCTGGTGCAACATGAATGATTACTTTGTATATAATTGATTTACCATGTATGCTGTTTATGAGCTTTGTAGGAAGATA is from Labeo rohita strain BAU-BD-2019 chromosome 13, IGBB_LRoh.1.0, whole genome shotgun sequence and encodes:
- the oga gene encoding protein O-GlcNAcase isoform X2, with product MVQKDKIIESTQPESEANPLPTEAVADTQCPVDEPTIGVERTGRRKFITGVVEGFYGRPWTMEQRKELFRRQQKWGLNTYLYAPKDDYKHRMFWREMYSVEEAEQLTTLISAAKEHGVEFIYAISPGLDITFSNQKEVSTLKRKLDQVTHFGCKSFALLFDDIDHNMCPADKEVFSSFAHAQVSITNEIFQYLGEPEIFLFCPTEYCGTFCYPNVSQSPYLRTIGEKLLPGIEVLWTGPKVVSKDITVESIEEVTKILRRAPVIWDNIHANDYDQKRLFLGPYKGRSTELIPRLKGVLTNPNCEFESNFVAIHTLATWYKSNMNGVRKDVVMTDSEDSTVSIQIKLENEGSDEELETDILYSPQIALKLALTEWLSEFGVPHQYNSRQVPHSGTKSTSIDVPALTTPSLGTSTTVTTVFQQPIMSPVVPLSDEPHVLGKEEEVEVEKKESDEEPMEMVVEKHDEVDDTKNVNQILTEIVKAKMTEDLKPMDTDKESLTESKSPEMSIQEDSGSDIAPMQTDDQLNKEVFVPGPNEKPLFTVEPLTLEDLTLLAELFYLPYEHGPKAVQMLKEFNWLRANSNYVSVNSKAKDPEKVDEWQSRAEKFEEMCCSVIQMFTRLSNSANRTILYDLYPYLWDIKSIISMVKSFVQWLGCRSQSSAQFLSGDQEPWAFRGGLAGEFQRLLPIDGANDLFYQPPPPMPTSKIYTIRPYFPKDESAVYRICKETFTEGCDGITFPDESPDLIGDRLVGGFLTHSPDYGFVLEDEEGICGYALGTVDVKPFVKKCKMSWIPFMQEKYNKPDTEKDLSEAEKMMLSFHEEEEGLPESFLSNFPSLIKVDIHAKVTDPSVAKSMMGCLLSSLKANGSHGAFCEVRQMDKRMLDFYSKLGCFEVAKMEGFPKDVIIMGRSL
- the oga gene encoding protein O-GlcNAcase isoform X1, producing the protein MVQKDKIIESTQPESEANPLPTEAVADTQCPVDEPTIGVERTGRRKFITGVVEGFYGRPWTMEQRKELFRRQQKWGLNTYLYAPKDDYKHRMFWREMYSVEEAEQLTTLISAAKEHGVEFIYAISPGLDITFSNQKEVSTLKRKLDQVTHFGCKSFALLFDDIDHNMCPADKEVFSSFAHAQVSITNEIFQYLGEPEIFLFCPTEYCGTFCYPNVSQSPYLRTIGEKLLPGIEVLWTGPKVVSKDITVESIEEVTKILRRAPVIWDNIHANDYDQKRLFLGPYKGRSTELIPRLKGVLTNPNCEFESNFVAIHTLATWYKSNMNGVRKDVVMTDSEDSTVSIQIKLENEGSDEELETDILYSPQIALKLALTEWLSEFGVPHQYNSRQVPHSGTKSTSIDVPALTTPSLGTSTTVTTVFQQPIMSPVVPLSDEPHVLGKEEEVEVEKKESDEEPMEMVVEKHDEVDDTKNVNQILTEIVKAKMTEDLKPMDTDKESLTESKSPEMSIQEDSGSDIAPMQTDDQLNKEVFVPGPNEKPLFTVEPLTLEDLTLLAELFYLPYEHGPKAVQMLKEFNWLRANSNYVSVNSKAKDPEKVDEWQSRAEKFEEMCCSVIQMFTRLSNSANRTILYDLYPYLWDIKSIISMVKSFVQWLDGRILSTSFYCYWMDSARWCRSQSSAQFLSGDQEPWAFRGGLAGEFQRLLPIDGANDLFYQPPPPMPTSKIYTIRPYFPKDESAVYRICKETFTEGCDGITFPDESPDLIGDRLVGGFLTHSPDYGFVLEDEEGICGYALGTVDVKPFVKKCKMSWIPFMQEKYNKPDTEKDLSEAEKMMLSFHEEEEGLPESFLSNFPSLIKVDIHAKVTDPSVAKSMMGCLLSSLKANGSHGAFCEVRQMDKRMLDFYSKLGCFEVAKMEGFPKDVIIMGRSL